The following DNA comes from Nitrospirota bacterium.
CTCGATCGGGTGACGATCGTCCGCCATCCTGATGCGCGGCTCGTTCGGGCGGCGTTAGCCCTCGCGCATCAATTGCGCCAGAGCCTGTACGACTGCTTGTACTTGGCGTTGGCGCTGCAACTCAAAACGCAACTGGTTACGGCCGACCAACGGTTCCACCAAGCCCTCCGAAACACCACCCTGGCATCCTGTCTGCTCTGGATCGAGCAGCTACCGTGAAGTACCCAGCCTATCCGGCCTGCAAAGACTCCGGCGTCGAGTGGCTGGGCCGGAAGACGTGAGACGTGAAGCGTGAAACGTGAAGCGCGCCGAGTAGGAATGGACGCATCAAGGTTCCGGACATACCCAGCCTATAAAGACTCCGGGGCGGGGTGGCTGGGGATGATTCCGGCGCATTGGGAGGTGAAGCGGCTGAAGTACGCAGCGCACATTGGAGCGGGACAGTCACCATCCTCTAAGGCTGTCACTGCAGGATTTGAGGGACTACCATTCCTACAGGGTAATGCTGAATTTGGAGCGTTCCACCCACACCTCATTTTGTTTGCGATGAGGCTCCCAAGCGAGCGATGGCCGGTGACCTCCTGCTATCGGTGCGCGCGCCCGTTGGCGCCTTAAATATCGCGGACCAGGCGTATGGAATTGGACGCGGACTCTGCGCGATCAGGCCGGGTAACGCCTTCGAGCCACAGTTCTGCTACTACGTTCTGTCGACAGTTCGGACCCGGCTCGAAGCCGTTGCAACTGGAAGCACCTACGACGCAGTGACAGCCGCAGAAGTTGGCGACTTGACAGCACTACTCCCTCCACAATTCGAACAACGCACCATTGCCGCCTTCCTCGACCGTGAGACCGCGAAGATTGATGCGCTGGTGGCGAAGAAGAAGCGGCTGATCGAGCTGCTCCGAGAAAAGCGCACCGCCCTCATCACCCACGCCGTCACGAAG
Coding sequences within:
- a CDS encoding type II toxin-antitoxin system VapC family toxin, with translation MNACVVGASVAVKWFLPEIHWEAAWRLRNSATALHAPAFFELEFGNVLCKKVRRGELSREDANLMLEQLDRVTIVRHPDARLVRAALALAHQLRQSLYDCLYLALALQLKTQLVTADQRFHQALRNTTLASCLLWIEQLP